From the genome of Anopheles funestus chromosome 2RL, idAnoFuneDA-416_04, whole genome shotgun sequence:
TCCGAGTGTAAGTTGCTGTCGTACGGTTCACATTACAGTATAACGATGTTAATCAGCATACTTTTTTCGCAGAGGGAACACACCAGAAACTCGTGGTACCGCGTTTGTCGTGTACGAGGATATCTTTGATGCGAAAAACGCACGAGATCATCTGTCGGGCTTTAACGTTTGTAACCGATACCTGGTGGTGCTTTACTATCAATCGACCAAGGCATTCAAGCAGCTCGATGTCGATAAAAAGCAGGAGGAACTGGACCAGATGAAGGCGAAGTACAACATCAGTACGGAAGAAttgaaaaagtaatttttaagCTGCTATCATATTTGAAGTATGTAAATTTAAGAAGAAATACACCTTTTTTAGTGTTTGTAAGATCCAAATGTACCTATATACGTTTATTTCCCTATAATTCAGTAGCGTAGTTTATAGATGATAATGTTGGTCCTGTCGCGCTTATTTCGGTACCTTGATACTGAGATACATTTTGCCCTGAATCGTCTGCTTGACCGGGTTGATGCGTTTCAATATTTGAGTcattgtttctaccaacttctcGCTAGAGACACCCGTTTTCTTGTTCTTAAACTTGGTTAGCAATTCCGTTGTGGTCATAGGCTTACGCATCAAATACCGCCGTACCGCCTCTTCGGTTATGCCGTAATcactgaaagaaaaaaacgaaaatgtaaGTTATACAAAATGCCATCGACACCGATTCTCGCACTTACTCTTTGCTAGTCGCGTTAACGATTCCAGCAAACGTGGGCGGAAGCGATGGTGTAATGTCGGTTTTGACTTTCTTCGCCGGCGTAGACACTGGACTGTTGCTATTATCGGAACCTGTTAGATCCGTCGTTGGCATATTAGAGCCAGTcattttgcgtttgtttgaaTCGAACTGGCTTAGGCTCGGCGATGCAGAGCGCGAATTGTTCGCACTGGACAAATTTGAACTGATACCATCCTTGCCCTTCTTTTCcttcaatttcttcttggCGCTAGCCGTATCCGAATCCGAACTATCCGAGCTGAAATCACTCGATGAATCCTTTTTGTCCGATTccgactttttgtttttgttctttttggcctttttcttctttttgccctctttgctttccttttccttcccgTCCTTGTCCTTTTCCTTCGATTTGCCATTCTTCTCGTCTTCTTTCTCTTCGTCCTCCTCCgatttcttttcctcttcctcGGAATCCTCATCGGAGGTCAACAATTTCCGCAGCGCGTCCTCCTCAGCCACAGATTTCATCTCCTTCACTACCTTGGCGTCGTGATCGGACTCACTGTCACTCGAGTCCGATATGTAGTCCAGCTCGCGCCCTTCTTCGTCACCATCGTCGGACTCTTCGAACGCTTCCTCATCTACGTcccgtttctttttcttactaTCTGCCAgtgctttctttttattttttgccttcttATCCATGGCATCATCGTCGCTATCCTTTTGCTTCGGCTTTccctcatcatcgtcatcaccgGAAGAGGACATCTCGTCCGAATCGATCCATTCGTCCATGTCGCTGATCTTCAAATCCTTGCTCTTGCCACCTTCTCCCTTCTTGCTCTTTGTTTCCTCTTGCTCCTCACCATCATTATCCTCGCCTTTCTTCAGCCGCTTGCGGAACATGAGCGAGAAGTAGTTCATCGTTTTCTTACGCCGGCCGTACTCCTGCTCGGCTTCCTCCGCCGACAGTGCCTTATAGCGATTGATTGGTTGGAAATTGTACCATTCGTTTAGTGGATACGCCTCAATCGCACCATCCGGCGCGTGTGTAAACACGTAAAAAGCTGCATTCTCACCAACACCACCCTCCCGGATGCCACGGAACATTTTCCCACTCTTACCACCGGCACGTAATATCCATGGTTGGGCTTCAGGTTTGTACTTTTTAGCGATTATACCGAACCGCTTACGGCGTGCCTCTTCACGCAGGTCCCGATTAAACTCCGAACCGGCACCAAACTTGGGCATTACTTCTTCAATTCCCTTGAATTCTTTCTGATTGTTTTCGCGCTCCATCTTTACCGTCCGCCACTGGGTGAAATCCACATTCAGCGTTGCGTTGAACCGCATCACATGATACTTCTTTTTCAGATTCTTCGGCACACGAATTACGAATTCTTGCACCGAAACCGGAGCACCCGAACTCGAAGCCCCTGGCTGGCCAGTGCTGCCTTTCGAGTTCTGCGAATAACGTAAGGTGTTAGTGAGCTTTACGGAACGGAAAGTGTAGAATACGGCACCAATTGATAACCTACCGATGGTGTACTCATTCTACTTGTTGCAGTGCACTTATACTTTCTGGGGACAAAAATGAATCACTGAATTTTaagcacaacaacaatgtAGTGCATACGAAGAACGTACGTTGCAGCGAATGTTTTTATATGCTCGTTGAATTATGACCACAAAGGCGCGAATATGGTCACCAGGatgacatttaatttaataaatacatCAGAACGTCGACTATCCGGGTGCCTTTTCAGCAGTTGACGGATTATCCGTGCTGCTTTGAAaagacagttccaaaggcctGTAGAATATATGtccaattaattgaaaaactgATTAACTTTGATTGATGCTGTAAATCATTCAGTATGCTCATATTCAAACTAAGATTACAGTTTGTAACAATAAACTAAACTACATAAactgaaaattaaattggCCCTGCAAATACCACtgtgttaaaaataaagttttgacAGTTTCGTTAAAAATACGAAAGTTATTTGAGCCAAACAACCGCCTGGATGACaatgtaaatataatttttttcctaaaaaccACCCAAAAGCTTAATTAatgtaaactatttttaacaaactaTACGctttacaattaatttttcagttcccatttgttttaatttcggAAAATAAGCGTTAAACTTCGTTTTCAAAAGAACATACTTTTTTCGTTAAAATTGAACGTGCAGGCATCTGCCAGTTCCAGGTTGGATGTTTTTCAGTTGCAATTATAGCTTTGACGAAGATATCGGGCGActgttttcgttcgttttcgtAGCGCGAAGGTCGTGCGTAGTGTGTACCAAATTTTGAATCGAGTAAAAAGACATTTTAAAAGCACCGAAATTATCGTGCATCTGCCGTATGCCCCGTAGCGTGCTTGCAAGTGTTGCCTGTGTGTACAAAATATGAGTAGACGGCGTTGCGGAATACGCAACACACGACGACGAATGGTCCAATTGTACCAGTAGGCGAAGATCCATCATGCCTACGTGCTCTGTTTTGATTCGCTGTGCGCTGTGCGTCGGAACGGTGCTACTGGCCACCGTCGTGACGGTGGTAGTGGGTAGCAAAGGCCAACAACCATCCCCGAAACTGCCGGAAGATGCGTCAGCCCCCGTCGAGCAGCTACCATTCTGTGCCGAAGATGTGCCCCAGCTGCGTGACCTTAACGATGGGTAAGCAAGTGTGGTGGATTGTAACATGCACCTGTATAGCAAAGCAATTTCTCGCAAAACATGTCTGGACATGTTTTGGCAAGCGCTTGCCGCgaagtacaaaacaaaacataaacaactgTTATCGCATAATAATGCTGGGGTTAATTGTACTTGCGTTAATGTTGACGTATCCGCCACCTCTTCTGATCGTATCGATCGATTGATGATCGTGGACGCTAATTAGAACGCTTTTCCCTGTACCGATTGACTAGTTAAGGCTGGTTTGGCCTTCTCTTATCTGCCCTCGTAATTAAGAACATATCCAAAAATCAGCTTCTCAAGTTTCCTACCAAATTCTTATCGGCCAGGTAAATCCATCACTTTATCAAAGGACTCAATTGCGTCatcattttatgtttaatattttggtgtgctttttttttgctcaatctTTTCAAATGCTTTACTGGGTCTCCCCAAAGGGAGATTATTTGGCTGTTTTTATTTAGCCTGTTCTTCTGAAAGGTCGACTGCAAGTAGTATAGAATTTCGTAGCATCGTTTGATAACAGCGTTTGTTGCTGCGCAAGTAGGTACACATCGATTGTGGGCAATACATCTACCTGTTTGTTTGCAGAGTCTGGTTTTGTCTGACTCATTCCAGAACAGTGCAAAACAAATCGCGTTGGCCAATAAGCAGCTTACAAATTCCCGAGGGCCTAGAGCTCTTAGAATCAAAATTAGGCCCTGCTTATTGAAAGCAGATGAAGAGACCACGTATTTTTCGAAGAGATTGTTAAtaagcaattttttaaaattctaacGTAAACCATTGAATGATTctataaaaatgtacaatttaaGAAAGCGAATAGTTATTTTCGATTCTTAACCTTTTATTTGTCCTGTAGTAGCGACTAACAGCGAGCTCTTTTTGCATATCAAAGCACTTTGCGGTGTAATAGTGAAGAAATCATAAAACGTTCCCTTGCAGCTTACAGTTCGTAGTTTTCATCGTAATTTTCCTTAAACTCCAACAATCGTTCGATGGATTCTTTATAGTCCACCTCCTCCAAGCCACACTCAGCAAAACGTGGTATTTTCGGTAACCGAATTCGACTAACTTCGCGATGAAGCGCATCAAGACCATCGCCTAAATCGGACGACGATTGAATCGCAGCTAGCGCCGGACAGTTTTGTACACACAGCAGCGAAGCCTGCGCCAATGGACAGTCGGTGAGGAAACCATTGTAGCCAACCCGCTTGTCGAACAGCTCCACCGGGAACGGTTGCCGAACGGTCATGGGGTTTTGAATCGAAGTTACGTGCGTCATGCTGATCTCGAGATTGCAGGAATAGAAGAATTGTAGCATTTCGCTTATGTTGCTGCATCTGTACGCGGGCATTATCTGTTGCCGTTGAGCAGATTTCGCTGTTGGCGGTCGCTTGAGACGGTTCTGAGGTAAACCTCGGGCACACACGGACTGTACGACGGCACGATTGCGCACGTTAACGTTCGGGGACAGCTGAACGGTCAAGCTTTTACCATCCAATTGATCAAGGCAGTCTATCAAATCTTGCGTGTCATCTAACGGAAATGGAAAGGCTAAGCCGGCGGCGGCCATCTTTCGCCCGTAGGCATGTAAATCGCTGCACATGCCGGAAATGTAACCACCCGCACCGGTTGTAACCGATCCCTTCAATCGGTAACGCAACGTTACGGTTTCTAAGAAACTCGCCAGAATGGCGGATGTTTGATAGAAATTGATAGGATCGTACACAAGGTTAGGGAGCGAACGTGGCTCGCCCACATTACGCCAGCAACGACCCATGGTTGAAAGTGGCACAAACAGCGAACAGTGTTCCGCTAATTGTGCAAAAGCGAGTGCGGTATTAACGACACGTATTGAATCACTCATGGCTTCATCGGCATTTTTGAACATTGGTGCCTTGGGCGGAAATACTGGGAATACGAGCGATGATTTGCCATACTCATCCTGCAGATGCTCCAACAGTTTGATTGCAAGTCCAGAAAATCCATCACAGCAGTCGAACAACATTTGAAATCCTTGACAACCGTCGCACTCTTCGATGTACTGCCGCACGCGGTCAGTAAAATCGTCCTGAAAGTCGTAATCCTTCCACAGTTCCATGCCATTCGTAATCGTATCGAGTTGGGATTCTTCCTTAGCATGCGTATACCGTTCGATGATGTTTATGCTTCGGGGATGGTATCGGGTGTAGCTGAAATCTACCCAATTTTCAACCGTATTGgaaaaattgtaatctttTTCCGCAGCCGTCGCTTCACTTTTGCTAGAACTTCCTGCCTGAAGGTCTGCTTGGTAAGGATGTTTCTCAGttgggttttccttttttatgacCTCTACCTTGTCAGTTTCCCATCCAATGGCGGGATCGGTGGACATTTGGTCCGGATCGATCGGTTGTTCGTACAAATCCCCAGCACGTGGTACATGTTTCAGTGCTCCGTTCAGATCAACCATCAGCAGACGCGGTGTGAAAGTAACCTGCCGTTGTCTCGTTTGACCTTCGCGATACAAAATCGAATGATCGATTTCAGATGGTTCTGCGTTAGGATCATAATTGAATGATGATTCCTGTGGGAAAGGTTGGATGGAGATTAAAATGTGTTCGAACCACTAGTTTCTCATAAACCATACCTGAATGTTCCACCAATGCGTACCGACGTAATTGGAATAATTGCCCAATTGGAATGTTAAGATTTCACGTGCCATTTTCGGGTTTTGTGCTTTCCGCAACTATTTTAACATCCAGCAAGATTTCCACGATGTTCCTTCGGTAGCAAGTAAACAAATATCTgtcaaaatacaaacaaagaTCTTTGCAGGGTTGTATTGTATCCCACACGTTGTTTATATGAAACACTTGAAAGATTCATCTGTGttcaaaaaaatgtgaaaagccggttttgaatgagtttttgtttacaaaataagAATCAACTTAGCAAATAAATTCATTGTCAATCCTTTCCtacttttgaaaatgttttctctTTCAGATTGGTTTTCGTTACAACGTTGGACGGGAAATTGTCTGCCCTGGACATGCTGAATGGTGGTGTAACACGTTGGAGTGTCCAGACTGGTCCGGGACCGCTGCTTTCCTCGAGTATTCACCGCCTAGAACTGACGAACAATGGCAAATGGGTTCGCATGATACCGTCCCTCGGTGGAAGCTTGTACAAGTTTGATGGAGACTTTATCGAACCGATTCCGTTTAGTGCGGAAGATTTGCTCAAATCTTCATTCAAATTTTCCGACGACCTCGTCATATCTGGCGGCAAGGAAACGCGATCATACGGCGTGTCTATGCAAACCGGCCAGctgatttatgtttgtaccATGCAAGGATGCAAGAATGCAACGGAACTAGCGATG
Proteins encoded in this window:
- the LOC125764375 gene encoding splicing factor 3B subunit 6, which produces MALSMQKRNNVRLPPEVNRVLYVRNLPYKITSDEMYDIFGKYGAIRQIRVGNTPETRGTAFVVYEDIFDAKNARDHLSGFNVCNRYLVVLYYQSTKAFKQLDVDKKQEELDQMKAKYNISTEELKK
- the LOC125764318 gene encoding general transcription factor IIF subunit 1; this encodes MSTPSNSKGSTGQPGASSSGAPVSVQEFVIRVPKNLKKKYHVMRFNATLNVDFTQWRTVKMERENNQKEFKGIEEVMPKFGAGSEFNRDLREEARRKRFGIIAKKYKPEAQPWILRAGGKSGKMFRGIREGGVGENAAFYVFTHAPDGAIEAYPLNEWYNFQPINRYKALSAEEAEQEYGRRKKTMNYFSLMFRKRLKKGEDNDGEEQEETKSKKGEGGKSKDLKISDMDEWIDSDEMSSSGDDDDEGKPKQKDSDDDAMDKKAKNKKKALADSKKKKRDVDEEAFEESDDGDEEGRELDYISDSSDSESDHDAKVVKEMKSVAEEDALRKLLTSDEDSEEEEKKSEEDEEKEDEKNGKSKEKDKDGKEKESKEGKKKKKAKKNKNKKSESDKKDSSSDFSSDSSDSDTASAKKKLKEKKGKDGISSNLSSANNSRSASPSLSQFDSNKRKMTGSNMPTTDLTGSDNSNSPVSTPAKKVKTDITPSLPPTFAGIVNATSKDDYGITEEAVRRYLMRKPMTTTELLTKFKNKKTGVSSEKLVETMTQILKRINPVKQTIQGKMYLSIKVPK
- the LOC125764319 gene encoding protein misato, with the translated sequence MAREILTFQLGNYSNYVGTHWWNIQESSFNYDPNAEPSEIDHSILYREGQTRQRQVTFTPRLLMVDLNGALKHVPRAGDLYEQPIDPDQMSTDPAIGWETDKVEVIKKENPTEKHPYQADLQAGSSSKSEATAAEKDYNFSNTVENWVDFSYTRYHPRSINIIERYTHAKEESQLDTITNGMELWKDYDFQDDFTDRVRQYIEECDGCQGFQMLFDCCDGFSGLAIKLLEHLQDEYGKSSLVFPVFPPKAPMFKNADEAMSDSIRVVNTALAFAQLAEHCSLFVPLSTMGRCWRNVGEPRSLPNLVYDPINFYQTSAILASFLETVTLRYRLKGSVTTGAGGYISGMCSDLHAYGRKMAAAGLAFPFPLDDTQDLIDCLDQLDGKSLTVQLSPNVNVRNRAVVQSVCARGLPQNRLKRPPTAKSAQRQQIMPAYRCSNISEMLQFFYSCNLEISMTHVTSIQNPMTVRQPFPVELFDKRVGYNGFLTDCPLAQASLLCVQNCPALAAIQSSSDLGDGLDALHREVSRIRLPKIPRFAECGLEEVDYKESIERLLEFKENYDENYEL